One Huiozyma naganishii CBS 8797 chromosome 5, complete genome DNA segment encodes these proteins:
- the MPC1 gene encoding pyruvate transporter MPC1 (similar to Saccharomyces cerevisiae YGL080W; ancestral locus Anc_6.199), with protein sequence MSNNVNKAASRAIISKYINKETLKYVFTTHFWGPVSNFGIPIAAIYDLKKDPSLISGPMTLALVVYSGVFMKYAMAVTPKNYLLLGCHIINETAQLGQGFRFLQYNYLTDKPKIEAAENTSNK encoded by the coding sequence ATGTCCAACAACGTGAACAAGGCTGCTTCGCGCGCCATAATCAGCAAGTATATCAACAAAGAGACGCTGAAGTACGTTTTCACTACTCACTTCTGGGGACCAGTGTCCAACTTCGGGATACCGATCGCTGCGATCTAcgatttgaaaaaggaTCCGAGTCTCATCTCTGGGCCCATGACTTTGGCGCTCGTCGTTTACTCCGGTGTGTTTATGAAATATGCAATGGCAGTCACCCCGAAAAACTACCTCCTTCTAGGGTGCCATATCATCAACGAAACGGCACAGCTCGGACAAGGTTTCAGATTCTTGCAGTACAACTATTTGACAGACAAACCGAAAATTGAAGCTGCAGAGAATACAAGCAATAAGTGA